The Chryseolinea soli nucleotide sequence ATCGACCGACCGGGCCGAATGAATTGGCGCTGATCGTCGATTCGGGGATGAAAAGATTTCCGCCCCGTCTTTTCTGGCAACCTATATTTTATCCCGTATTGAATGTAGAATACGCTTCTGAGATCGCCGAGCGGTGGAACAGAGGCGATGAGGATTCGGACGATGCCGGCTTTGTAACCGCTTTTGAAATTCCGGAAGATTATTTTCGGCAATTTCAAATTCAAACCGTCGGGCTGGATCATCACCAGGAGTTGTGGGTGCCTGATCACCAGTTGTCTGAATTCAACGACCAGATCGTAAACGGCATTCGCGTAGAGCGGTCGTATGCAGGAAGAAATTTTGTCGTGCCCGATACGCTCCAAGCGATTCTTCCTAAAATAGAAAGCCCGAGGTAAACCCTCGGGCTTTTGTTTTTTTTATAAGAACGATGTATTAAAGCAAGTTTTATTGGCCTTTTTTGAACCTTAACGGCGCTTTAGCAAACTGTTCATGCACCGTTTTCTCCGACTTTTTCGGGATGATCTTGCCCTCATTGATGAGCACGTGAGCGACGAGTTTCACCTGTTCCAACAGCTGCGGCCAGTTCTTGGCATCGATGGCACGTGCCACCTCCGGAGGGCCAAAGGTCCCGTCGGAACCACATTCGTCAGCCATTCTTAGAATCGTTCTACGGATGTCCTCAGCAAATATCATAAGTGGCAAGATAAAGGAGGGTCTGAGGAGGTAACACGGTTGCCGCGAAATCAGTTCTCCCGGTTTCCATATAATTAACCGTTGTTTACTTTTGTACCATGACTGTGCGCACGTTCATTGCCGATCAACCCTCGCCCCAGCGGGAGATCATGACGATTCTCCGCTCGTGGATTCTTGATCTTGGGCAGCACACGCAAGAAAAAATCAGCGCCAAGATCCCCTATTTTTACTTCTATGGCCCCCTTTGCTATCTCCACGCACAGCCCGACGGCGTAGACCTGGGTTTCACTAAGGGCTATGAACTCACGGACGAAGAGAAGCTATTGGAGTCGCGTGGGCGCAAACATGTAAAGACCATCACTTTTTATAGCGTAACCCAACTGGAGGAGCAAGAGGAATCGCTCCGGCATATTTTGAACGAAGCCGCCATCCTGAACGAATACCGGTATAAACAGCAACAGAAGAAGAAAGCCAAATGAACGAACCCGAGATCCTCGAGCAGGACGACGATGAGCTTTTCGAGCACCATCGCATCACCGCCGATGCCAAACAAAGTCTGGTGCGCATCGATAAATTTTTGATGGCCCGCTTGCCCAACGTCACCCGTACCAAGATCCAGGCCGGCATCCACGAGGGGTTTGTACGCGTGAACGAAAAAAGCATCAAGCCCAACTACAAGGTTCACCCCAACGACGTGATCACCGTTTCCATGCCCGAGCCACCCCGCGACACCACGGTGGTGCCCGAGAACATTGCGCTGGACATCGTGTATGAAGATGCTCACCTGATGGTGATCAACAAACCCGCCGGCATGGTCGTGCACCCAGCCTACCAAAACTGGACCGGCACCGTGGTGAACGCCCTGGCCTACCATTTCCAGAA carries:
- a CDS encoding ADP-ribosylation/crystallin J1, with the translated sequence MWRTLYRPTGPNELALIVDSGMKRFPPRLFWQPIFYPVLNVEYASEIAERWNRGDEDSDDAGFVTAFEIPEDYFRQFQIQTVGLDHHQELWVPDHQLSEFNDQIVNGIRVERSYAGRNFVVPDTLQAILPKIESPR
- a CDS encoding DUF3253 domain-containing protein; its protein translation is MADECGSDGTFGPPEVARAIDAKNWPQLLEQVKLVAHVLINEGKIIPKKSEKTVHEQFAKAPLRFKKGQ
- a CDS encoding DUF1801 domain-containing protein; protein product: MTVRTFIADQPSPQREIMTILRSWILDLGQHTQEKISAKIPYFYFYGPLCYLHAQPDGVDLGFTKGYELTDEEKLLESRGRKHVKTITFYSVTQLEEQEESLRHILNEAAILNEYRYKQQQKKKAK